In one window of Frigoriglobus tundricola DNA:
- a CDS encoding phospholipid scramblase-related protein yields MLECKTFAINEHKKILSSVQSYDIKDGETGELVGGAVENIGALTKILRWFMSKQLLPTTVEVREKPDDSLVFTIRRGIYLFRSRVEVRDAQGQLIGSFKSKFFTISGGFHVYDKDDNYFANVKGKMFGFNFKFLTEDGKVELGEVSKKLGGLAGLAKEMFFSADNYFLRVNPSLADQPIAKMLLLAATLAVDIIYKSESKGGIGVGDIAGD; encoded by the coding sequence GTGCTGGAGTGCAAAACGTTCGCCATCAACGAACACAAAAAAATCCTGTCGTCGGTCCAGAGTTACGACATTAAAGACGGCGAAACCGGTGAACTCGTCGGCGGGGCCGTCGAGAACATCGGCGCGCTGACAAAAATCCTGCGCTGGTTCATGAGCAAACAACTGCTCCCCACGACGGTGGAGGTCCGCGAAAAGCCGGACGACTCTCTGGTGTTCACCATCCGCCGCGGGATCTATTTGTTTCGGTCACGGGTCGAGGTCCGGGACGCCCAGGGGCAACTGATCGGCTCCTTCAAAAGCAAGTTCTTCACCATCAGCGGCGGGTTCCACGTCTACGACAAGGACGATAATTATTTTGCGAACGTCAAGGGCAAGATGTTCGGGTTCAACTTCAAGTTCCTGACGGAAGACGGGAAGGTCGAACTCGGCGAGGTGTCCAAGAAGCTCGGCGGGCTCGCGGGGCTGGCGAAAGAGATGTTCTTTTCGGCGGACAACTACTTTCTGCGGGTGAACCCGAGTCTGGCCGATCAGCCGATCGCGAAAATGCTGCTGCTCGCGGCCACACTCGCTGTGGACATCATCTACAAATCCGAGTCCAAGGGCGGCATTGGAGTGGGCGACATCGCGGGGGATTGA
- a CDS encoding EAL domain-containing protein, whose amino-acid sequence MTAPLDAEGGPGPDITVAFQPVVDLDRSLVYAYEALVRGRSGSGAAEVLEQVAPAGRYAFDQVCRVTAIALAARLSVATGLSVNFLPNALYEAETCLQTTVRAARHYAFPTDRLIFELTEGERVADVGRVREVVRECQRQGLRVAIDDFGAGYAGLNLLADLTPDAVKLDMGLVRGLDGCRRRRAIVHGVLTTCRDLGVEVVAEGVETTGELSALRDLGVRYAQGYLFARPAIERLPVVQWPDRAG is encoded by the coding sequence TTGACCGCTCCACTGGACGCCGAAGGCGGTCCCGGCCCTGACATCACCGTTGCGTTTCAGCCGGTCGTGGACCTCGACCGGAGTCTCGTGTATGCCTACGAGGCTCTGGTCCGGGGGCGTTCGGGCTCCGGCGCGGCCGAGGTGCTGGAGCAAGTGGCGCCGGCCGGGCGCTACGCGTTCGATCAGGTGTGTCGCGTGACCGCGATCGCACTCGCCGCACGGCTGAGCGTCGCCACCGGGTTGTCGGTCAACTTCCTGCCCAACGCCCTGTACGAGGCCGAAACCTGTTTGCAAACCACGGTCCGGGCCGCTCGGCACTACGCCTTCCCGACCGACCGCCTCATTTTCGAGCTGACGGAGGGGGAGCGGGTGGCGGACGTCGGACGCGTGCGCGAGGTGGTGCGGGAGTGCCAGCGTCAGGGGCTGCGGGTGGCGATCGACGATTTCGGCGCCGGGTACGCGGGCCTGAACCTGCTGGCCGATCTGACGCCGGACGCGGTGAAGCTGGACATGGGGCTGGTGCGCGGGCTCGACGGGTGTCGGCGGCGCCGGGCGATCGTCCACGGCGTTCTGACGACGTGCCGGGACCTGGGCGTTGAAGTGGTCGCGGAAGGGGTTGAAACGACGGGGGAGTTGTCCGCGCTCCGGGACCTCGGCGTGCGGTACGCGCAAGGCTACCTGTTCGCGCGCCCAGCGATCGAGCGCCTGCCGGTGGTACAGTGGCCGGACCGAGCGGGGTGA
- a CDS encoding VOC family protein: MTGCGIAIEKEVTWPRGGRSLYIRDPASNSVELVTPGAWGTPTGW, from the coding sequence GTGACCGGGTGTGGGATCGCGATCGAGAAAGAGGTGACGTGGCCGCGCGGCGGGCGGTCCTTGTACATCCGCGATCCGGCCAGTAATTCGGTCGAACTGGTCACGCCGGGCGCGTGGGGCACGCCGACCGGCTGGTGA
- a CDS encoding TIGR02996 domain-containing protein: MRVARDVRAGRGQGAWPGANNDRSRYGAPMSDRQALIEAIREHPEDDTPRLVLADWYDESGESARGEFVRVQCELARLDPASARYPELHVRQLQLLAEHEAEWLGEWSERLVRWEFRRGMLDEVAIRPEPYCAAGESLFRDHPIWRVAFVDGAGESLEPGAVRDVLTQPHSRCLRAIDAAGCRPGEQAEAMFGGQIHTNSWLSELARATALKGLRELSLFGGTRSGRDDIDLKTWQKFCVAGHLRGLQHLDLSNLYDYHGHSGSWEPVLSELAGAAFASALQSLRFDGCYVVPEALVHLTRSRRFRRLRTLSFGGPTTDLSSSEVLSELLNPDVLPALQDLSIPYGRHLTGVIDHPGWGRLERIRLVGSDDNRVRDPETHRPIWRAFFRSAHLKPTAFHVQSPGYYNLAAAGFWDELVGAAWFGDLRELAIGLYHQSCAPLFDRSLEGFPQLRSLSLSPDTDLVERLAAWPGLEHLTELSLNDSFNATAPGAAVQLFNSPHLTPRLGRLRVSGICRSPEAVSALAECPALIGLQHLDFAFNELSRASVEAMIASPYLRNLRSLHTWSEWDRESTGGSNQASSWLLLADRQAFPRLRDVVIGSGSSEIQTELARRFGPRLRVFMDC, encoded by the coding sequence GTGCGCGTCGCTCGGGACGTGCGCGCGGGCCGCGGCCAAGGAGCTTGGCCCGGGGCTAACAACGACCGAAGCCGTTACGGGGCGCCCATGTCCGACCGTCAAGCGCTGATCGAGGCGATTCGGGAGCACCCGGAGGACGACACCCCGCGGTTGGTTCTTGCGGACTGGTACGACGAGAGCGGCGAGTCCGCCCGGGGCGAATTCGTGCGCGTGCAGTGCGAACTTGCTCGGCTCGATCCGGCATCGGCTCGTTACCCCGAACTTCACGTTCGTCAGCTTCAATTGCTCGCTGAACACGAAGCCGAGTGGCTCGGCGAGTGGTCGGAGCGGCTCGTCCGCTGGGAGTTCCGGCGGGGGATGCTCGATGAAGTCGCGATTCGCCCCGAGCCGTACTGCGCGGCGGGCGAGTCGCTGTTCCGGGATCATCCGATCTGGCGGGTTGCGTTCGTGGATGGTGCCGGCGAGTCCCTCGAACCAGGGGCCGTCCGGGATGTCCTGACCCAACCGCATTCGCGTTGCTTACGCGCGATCGACGCCGCGGGGTGCAGACCGGGCGAACAGGCCGAGGCCATGTTCGGCGGCCAGATCCACACGAACAGTTGGCTGAGTGAACTCGCCCGCGCTACCGCACTCAAGGGGTTGCGGGAACTGAGCCTGTTCGGTGGCACGCGCAGCGGTCGCGACGACATTGATCTGAAAACGTGGCAAAAGTTCTGCGTCGCCGGGCACCTTCGGGGCCTCCAGCACCTCGACCTCTCGAACCTCTACGACTACCACGGACACAGTGGAAGTTGGGAGCCGGTGCTAAGCGAACTCGCGGGTGCCGCCTTCGCGTCCGCACTCCAGTCTCTACGGTTCGACGGGTGCTATGTCGTTCCCGAAGCGCTGGTCCATCTGACACGGTCTCGCCGCTTCCGCCGTCTGCGGACCCTCTCGTTCGGCGGTCCTACAACCGACCTATCGAGTTCCGAGGTACTTTCGGAACTGCTCAATCCCGACGTACTCCCCGCGCTTCAGGATCTATCCATCCCATACGGCCGACACCTGACCGGCGTTATCGACCATCCCGGGTGGGGGCGGCTCGAGCGGATCAGGCTGGTCGGTTCGGACGACAATCGGGTTCGCGACCCGGAAACCCATCGACCCATCTGGCGGGCGTTTTTTCGCTCGGCGCATCTCAAACCCACAGCTTTTCACGTCCAGAGCCCCGGATATTACAACCTGGCAGCCGCTGGCTTTTGGGACGAACTGGTTGGCGCGGCCTGGTTCGGCGACCTCCGTGAACTGGCGATCGGCCTGTACCACCAGAGCTGCGCTCCGCTGTTCGACCGCTCGTTGGAGGGGTTTCCTCAACTGCGGTCGCTGTCGCTGAGTCCGGACACGGACCTGGTGGAACGGCTGGCGGCGTGGCCGGGGCTCGAACACCTGACCGAACTCAGCCTGAACGATAGCTTCAACGCGACCGCACCTGGGGCGGCCGTACAGTTGTTCAACTCACCGCACCTCACCCCGCGCCTGGGCCGGTTACGGGTGTCGGGGATCTGTCGTTCGCCGGAGGCTGTGAGCGCGCTCGCGGAGTGTCCGGCGCTAATCGGGTTGCAGCACCTCGATTTCGCATTCAATGAGCTGTCGCGGGCGAGTGTGGAAGCGATGATCGCGAGTCCGTATCTTCGGAACCTCCGCAGCCTTCACACCTGGTCGGAATGGGATCGAGAATCGACCGGGGGCTCCAATCAGGCAAGCAGTTGGCTGCTCCTCGCCGATCGACAAGCCTTTCCACGACTCCGCGATGTGGTGATCGGCTCGGGCTCGTCGGAGATACAGACCGAGCTTGCCCGTCGGTTCGGGCCGCGACTACGAGTGTTTATGGACTGCTGA
- a CDS encoding type II toxin-antitoxin system VapC family toxin gives MDKKIAAITVVNNALLLTANRRDYELIPDLRFENWMDAPPATGDNTSANR, from the coding sequence ATGGACAAGAAGATCGCGGCCATTACTGTCGTCAACAACGCCCTGCTACTCACCGCCAACCGCCGCGACTACGAGCTGATTCCCGATCTCCGTTTCGAGAACTGGATGGACGCGCCGCCCGCGACCGGTGACAACACCTCGGCGAACCGGTGA
- a CDS encoding DUF6580 family putative transport protein codes for MSRDGSSAPSGSDFSPRFVVLAAMIVSAAVFRIVPHPPNFTPVGAMALFGGACLADRRLALLFPLAVLFLSDLVLGLHVLIPVVYGSFALNALMGRWLRSRRTIVNTAAVTLVGAVQFFVVTNFAFWWLFYPHTAEGLAECYLAAVPYFRNTLLGDAVFATVLFGGLALAERGFPRLREPAPSRVAA; via the coding sequence ATGTCGCGTGACGGTTCCTCGGCTCCATCCGGATCCGACTTCAGCCCGCGGTTCGTCGTACTCGCTGCGATGATCGTGAGCGCTGCAGTTTTCCGCATCGTTCCTCACCCGCCGAACTTCACGCCCGTGGGGGCGATGGCCCTGTTCGGCGGCGCGTGCCTCGCGGACCGCCGACTCGCTCTGCTGTTCCCGCTCGCAGTCCTGTTCCTGAGCGACCTCGTTCTCGGTCTCCACGTCCTGATCCCGGTCGTTTACGGGAGCTTCGCACTGAACGCCCTGATGGGCCGGTGGCTGCGGTCCCGACGCACGATCGTAAACACGGCCGCCGTCACGCTGGTCGGGGCGGTCCAGTTCTTTGTGGTGACCAACTTCGCGTTCTGGTGGCTGTTTTACCCGCACACGGCGGAGGGCCTCGCGGAGTGTTACCTCGCTGCCGTGCCGTACTTCCGGAACACGCTGTTGGGCGACGCCGTGTTCGCGACGGTGCTGTTCGGCGGGCTGGCCCTCGCGGAGCGCGGGTTCCCGCGGCTCCGGGAACCGGCCCCGTCCCGGGTCGCGGCTTGA
- a CDS encoding WD40 repeat domain-containing protein: MIAVLWPAPVPAAENPHSTTPALPEAPAPRPTTDLYGDPLPPGAVARLGSVRLRHYGLADFFIRPDGRTARTVGRDGFLRTWDLATGRQTEAHALRGEFGRATGQSESVPVGGMARPMQEPQLLFSPDRRFLAAIFNSRVVVWDAGTGHELRALARTNVVMQRGRFSPNGQTLALLEHDRLVLLEWRSGREQNLNFRVGRDDNSLTLCSDQFSPDGRRLIVSNGFRNVSVHVYEVAGAGELFKLEECDHLPYVVSPDNKWLAVARGGQDIYLHLHDLATGSERGKIKLEGSACSIAFSPDGATVAISEQIEDNKAIVRLVDPGTRKERARYELNEAPAWMKFSPDGKRIACELVSGTVLVPTGPGCLVPCQNSEHARMTFSPDGRQLVGTAYDVQRLRVWDAATGREEHDHPAQVVRVGGGRTDRSPSFAVAPDSRLLAAGERHPGAVRLWNLGDGRLVRQLVPGDDTRWGEQLVFSADGGTLVAGDDSGALKYIDTRTGAVGRVIELEFPDAAPDAQLGFRGFRPTGVWVSPDLRWAVGLMRSNAPRALVRDLSLDAPVRPVGFPGDVGAWAWPNVAVWVAKERGAGLVVVSAVTGLTRVRLPGFYPWGGPVVFSPDGRLLAAVGEGHQHVVVREVATGRAVATVATGRVYCLTLAPDDRTLVTTGVNGLRVWDLATGRARTPHTGRVLPADHFLPESREIVFTPDGRRVVSNLADGTGLVWDLGAFTRERLGPAPDDAPQAALWADLESDDAKTGYGAVWRLIEAPPDATVRFLGERLKPVVGPDPQLVRRAIADLGHDDFFKREAAMGRLATLGPLVAADLDRAARGDESPEVRQRAGQLVGKWSDPVPKGETLRAVRAITALERIGTAHARKVLAKLAAGASGAQQTEEARAALARMDARRAKP, from the coding sequence GTGATCGCGGTTCTCTGGCCCGCTCCCGTCCCCGCCGCAGAAAACCCGCACTCCACGACACCGGCGCTCCCCGAGGCGCCCGCACCCCGGCCCACGACCGACCTGTACGGCGACCCGCTGCCCCCGGGAGCGGTCGCGCGGCTCGGTTCGGTTCGGCTCCGACACTACGGCTTGGCCGACTTCTTCATTCGTCCCGACGGCCGGACCGCGCGCACGGTCGGGCGCGACGGCTTCCTCCGGACCTGGGACCTCGCGACCGGGCGTCAGACGGAGGCGCACGCGCTCCGGGGCGAGTTCGGACGGGCCACCGGGCAGTCCGAGTCCGTTCCGGTGGGCGGCATGGCCCGCCCCATGCAAGAGCCGCAGTTGCTGTTTTCCCCGGACCGGCGGTTCCTTGCCGCGATTTTTAACTCTCGGGTCGTCGTTTGGGACGCCGGCACCGGGCACGAGTTGCGGGCGCTGGCCCGCACCAATGTGGTGATGCAGCGCGGCAGGTTCTCTCCGAACGGTCAAACGCTTGCCCTCTTGGAACACGATCGGCTGGTCCTTCTTGAGTGGCGCAGCGGGCGGGAGCAGAACCTGAACTTTCGTGTCGGGCGCGACGACAACTCTCTCACCCTTTGCTCCGACCAGTTCTCCCCGGACGGCCGACGGCTCATCGTCTCGAACGGGTTCCGGAACGTCTCGGTCCACGTGTACGAGGTGGCCGGCGCCGGCGAGCTGTTCAAACTCGAAGAGTGCGATCACCTGCCTTACGTTGTTTCTCCCGATAACAAGTGGCTCGCGGTCGCACGGGGAGGACAGGACATCTATCTTCACCTGCACGATCTGGCGACCGGAAGCGAACGCGGAAAAATCAAGCTGGAGGGCAGCGCGTGCTCCATCGCGTTCTCGCCCGATGGCGCCACCGTGGCGATCAGTGAACAAATCGAAGACAACAAAGCGATTGTGCGCCTCGTGGACCCCGGGACCCGGAAGGAGCGGGCGCGGTACGAGTTGAACGAAGCGCCGGCGTGGATGAAATTCTCCCCGGATGGAAAGCGGATCGCTTGCGAACTCGTCTCCGGGACGGTACTCGTCCCGACGGGTCCCGGGTGCCTGGTCCCGTGCCAGAACTCCGAACACGCCCGCATGACCTTCTCCCCGGACGGCCGCCAACTCGTCGGTACGGCTTACGACGTCCAGCGGCTCCGCGTGTGGGACGCGGCGACCGGGCGGGAGGAACACGATCACCCCGCCCAGGTCGTGCGTGTCGGCGGCGGTCGGACCGATCGCAGCCCGAGCTTCGCGGTCGCCCCGGACTCGCGCCTCCTGGCGGCCGGCGAACGGCACCCGGGGGCGGTGCGGTTGTGGAACCTGGGCGACGGGCGATTGGTCCGCCAACTCGTGCCCGGGGACGACACCCGGTGGGGCGAACAACTCGTGTTCTCGGCCGACGGCGGAACGCTGGTCGCCGGCGACGACAGCGGCGCCCTCAAGTACATCGACACCCGGACCGGCGCCGTGGGCCGGGTGATCGAGCTGGAGTTCCCCGACGCTGCCCCTGATGCGCAGCTCGGTTTTCGCGGGTTCCGACCCACGGGAGTTTGGGTCTCACCTGATCTGCGCTGGGCGGTCGGGCTCATGCGGTCCAATGCCCCCCGCGCACTGGTACGGGATTTATCGCTGGACGCCCCGGTGCGTCCGGTCGGCTTCCCCGGTGACGTGGGTGCGTGGGCCTGGCCGAACGTTGCGGTGTGGGTCGCGAAGGAGCGCGGGGCGGGCCTGGTGGTAGTTTCGGCCGTAACCGGACTCACGCGTGTGCGCCTGCCCGGGTTCTATCCGTGGGGCGGCCCCGTCGTGTTCTCCCCGGACGGGCGGTTGCTCGCGGCGGTGGGGGAGGGTCACCAACACGTCGTCGTGCGGGAGGTGGCTACCGGGCGGGCCGTGGCGACGGTCGCGACCGGTCGGGTCTATTGTTTGACCCTGGCGCCGGACGACCGCACACTCGTGACCACGGGAGTGAACGGGCTGCGGGTCTGGGATCTCGCCACCGGGAGAGCACGCACGCCGCACACGGGCCGCGTTCTACCGGCGGATCATTTCTTGCCGGAATCCCGGGAAATCGTTTTCACTCCCGACGGTCGGCGGGTGGTCTCGAACCTGGCGGACGGGACCGGGCTGGTTTGGGACCTTGGCGCGTTCACCCGTGAGCGGCTGGGGCCGGCACCGGACGACGCGCCGCAGGCGGCATTGTGGGCGGACCTCGAATCGGACGACGCGAAAACGGGTTACGGGGCCGTGTGGCGGTTGATCGAAGCACCGCCCGATGCGACGGTTCGGTTTCTCGGGGAGCGCTTGAAACCGGTCGTCGGTCCCGACCCGCAGCTCGTTCGTCGGGCGATTGCCGATTTGGGCCACGACGACTTCTTCAAGCGAGAGGCCGCAATGGGGCGGCTCGCGACGCTGGGGCCGCTGGTCGCCGCCGATCTGGACCGGGCCGCGCGCGGGGACGAATCCCCGGAGGTCCGGCAGCGGGCGGGGCAACTCGTCGGGAAGTGGTCCGATCCGGTGCCCAAGGGTGAAACGCTCCGTGCGGTGCGGGCGATCACCGCGCTGGAGCGGATCGGGACCGCCCACGCCCGGAAGGTGCTGGCGAAACTGGCCGCTGGGGCGAGCGGGGCACAGCAGACAGAGGAAGCGCGGGCCGCTCTGGCACGAATGGACGCTCGGCGTGCGAAGCCGTGA
- a CDS encoding cobalamin-binding protein: MRIVSLLPSATEIVCALGLGENLVGVTHECDFPPFVTDLPRVTRTLIPHDATSREIDALVRERLKTQRALYTLDMPTLERLAPELIVTQALCDVCAVAEAEVTAAACSLPGRPTVINLEPMSLGDVLDTLVAVGTAAGVPDRAEAVVTDLRRRVGAVATRSERAADRPRVVLLEWLDPPFSCGHWSPELVRLAGGDEVLGRAGHPSRTLSWEEVVAARPDVLVIACCGFSLERTLDDLPGLVARPGWAELPAVRSGRVFITDGNAYFSRPGPRLVDSLEILAHALHPDLHALPPGRPAALRWVPNEGLVGEAVA, encoded by the coding sequence ATGCGGATCGTGTCCCTGCTCCCGAGCGCAACCGAGATCGTCTGTGCATTGGGTCTGGGGGAGAACCTTGTGGGCGTCACCCACGAGTGCGACTTCCCGCCCTTTGTGACCGACCTTCCCCGGGTGACGCGCACGTTGATCCCGCACGACGCCACCAGTCGCGAGATCGATGCCCTGGTGCGCGAACGATTGAAGACACAACGCGCCCTGTACACTCTGGACATGCCGACCCTGGAGCGGTTGGCCCCCGAGCTGATCGTGACCCAGGCGTTGTGCGATGTCTGCGCCGTAGCCGAGGCCGAGGTCACGGCTGCCGCCTGTTCCCTTCCGGGGCGGCCAACGGTCATCAACCTCGAACCGATGTCTCTCGGGGACGTGCTCGATACCCTCGTGGCCGTTGGCACTGCCGCGGGCGTGCCCGATCGGGCCGAAGCGGTCGTCACCGACTTGCGGCGGCGCGTCGGCGCTGTCGCGACTCGTTCCGAACGCGCCGCCGACCGTCCCCGCGTTGTTCTGCTGGAGTGGCTCGACCCGCCGTTCTCCTGCGGTCACTGGTCGCCCGAACTGGTCCGACTCGCCGGCGGGGACGAGGTACTCGGACGCGCGGGGCACCCGTCCCGAACGCTCAGCTGGGAAGAGGTCGTCGCCGCCCGCCCCGACGTTCTGGTTATCGCGTGTTGTGGGTTCTCTCTGGAGCGGACTCTGGATGATCTGCCGGGCCTCGTCGCGCGTCCCGGATGGGCCGAATTACCTGCGGTACGATCGGGCCGCGTATTCATCACCGACGGCAACGCTTACTTCAGCCGACCGGGACCGCGGTTGGTGGACAGCCTGGAAATCCTCGCCCACGCTCTCCACCCAGACCTTCACGCGCTCCCGCCGGGACGGCCCGCCGCTTTGCGCTGGGTGCCCAACGAGGGACTCGTAGGCGAGGCTGTGGCGTGA
- a CDS encoding M24 family metallopeptidase yields the protein MLTADGCRTRRLRFLDRLKPTRPVVLADPLHLRYLCGFHVDTISSSADFGGLLVIRPDGHSTLFYDHKLPKTGGLAHADERTPLTWYTGQEPETGTRRLVLRAAAEAHGGRIHDSLTDPLAPQVFAILSEMRRRKDPDEIALLKTCMNACAAGHAWGRVNIRPGVTELEVYAGVATAVYAALGRWAVVYGDFTVSPGSTKRGGPPTPHVLEAGELFILDYSVVVQGYRSDFTNTLCIGGRPTPQQQQLMDRSLRALAAGAQELRAGVPCQRAYDAMRTAFGDMADSFTTHGGHGLGLAHPEPPYIVRHSTETLVAGDVVTLEPGLYVDGVGGLRIEHNFLITDTGYEQLSHHTTTLV from the coding sequence GTGCTCACTGCCGACGGCTGCCGGACGCGCCGGCTCCGCTTCCTCGACCGGCTGAAACCCACGCGCCCGGTGGTTTTGGCCGATCCGCTTCATTTGCGATACCTCTGCGGGTTTCATGTGGACACCATCAGCAGTTCCGCCGATTTCGGCGGGCTGCTCGTGATCCGACCCGACGGCCACTCCACCCTTTTCTACGACCACAAGCTGCCGAAAACGGGGGGTCTCGCCCACGCGGACGAGCGCACGCCCCTCACGTGGTACACCGGCCAGGAACCGGAAACCGGTACCCGGCGTCTGGTTCTCCGCGCCGCGGCGGAGGCCCACGGCGGGCGGATTCACGATTCGCTGACCGACCCGCTCGCGCCGCAGGTGTTCGCGATCCTCTCGGAGATGCGCCGCCGCAAAGACCCGGACGAAATCGCACTGCTGAAAACGTGCATGAACGCGTGTGCCGCCGGGCACGCCTGGGGCCGCGTCAACATCCGGCCCGGGGTGACCGAACTGGAGGTGTACGCGGGGGTCGCGACCGCGGTCTACGCGGCACTGGGCCGGTGGGCGGTGGTGTACGGCGACTTCACCGTCTCCCCCGGAAGCACGAAGCGGGGCGGGCCGCCGACTCCTCATGTGCTTGAGGCCGGTGAACTGTTCATCCTCGATTATTCGGTGGTCGTGCAGGGGTACCGCAGCGATTTCACCAACACGCTCTGTATCGGCGGTCGGCCCACACCCCAACAGCAGCAGTTGATGGATCGGAGCCTTCGTGCGCTCGCGGCCGGGGCGCAGGAATTGCGCGCCGGGGTGCCGTGCCAGCGCGCTTACGACGCGATGCGAACGGCGTTCGGCGACATGGCCGATTCCTTCACCACGCACGGCGGGCACGGTCTGGGCCTCGCGCACCCGGAACCACCGTACATCGTTCGCCACTCGACCGAAACACTCGTTGCGGGCGACGTGGTCACGCTCGAACCGGGACTGTACGTGGACGGCGTGGGCGGGCTGCGCATCGAACACAACTTCCTCATCACCGACACCGGCTACGAGCAACTCAGTCACCACACAACCACGCTCGTGTGA
- a CDS encoding adenine nucleotide alpha hydrolase: MRKPKVLLSWSSGKDSAWALHVLRQRGEVEVVGLVTTINEAFDRVAMHGVRAELVEAQARAAELPLWRVPLPWPCSNDDYENRMRALIETARAAGVTAFAFGDLFLADIRAYRERQLAGTGLEPLFPVWGTPDDTPSLARAMIGAGFRATLACVDPRQLSPTFAGREFDMDLLADLPPGVDPCGERGEFHTFCHVGPIFTTPVEVRRGDVVERDGFWFADLLPEPGSH; the protein is encoded by the coding sequence GTGAGGAAACCGAAAGTGCTGCTGTCGTGGAGTTCGGGCAAGGATTCGGCGTGGGCGTTGCACGTCCTGCGCCAGCGCGGTGAGGTCGAGGTGGTCGGTCTGGTGACGACCATCAACGAGGCGTTCGATCGCGTGGCGATGCATGGGGTGCGGGCCGAACTGGTCGAAGCCCAGGCCCGCGCCGCCGAACTGCCGCTCTGGCGTGTTCCCCTGCCCTGGCCCTGCTCGAATGACGACTACGAAAACAGGATGCGGGCCTTGATCGAGACGGCCCGTGCAGCCGGTGTGACCGCGTTCGCGTTCGGCGACCTCTTTCTGGCTGACATCCGGGCGTACCGTGAGCGACAACTCGCTGGGACCGGCCTGGAACCATTGTTCCCGGTCTGGGGGACGCCGGACGACACTCCTTCTCTGGCCCGCGCGATGATCGGCGCGGGGTTCCGCGCAACGCTGGCGTGCGTCGATCCCCGTCAGTTGTCGCCGACGTTCGCCGGCCGCGAGTTCGACATGGACCTGCTTGCCGACCTACCGCCCGGCGTCGATCCGTGCGGCGAGCGGGGCGAGTTTCACACCTTCTGCCACGTCGGTCCGATCTTCACCACTCCCGTCGAAGTGCGACGCGGCGACGTGGTCGAGCGGGACGGGTTCTGGTTCGCAGACCTGCTTCCTGAGCCGGGATCGCACTGA